Part of the Oncorhynchus kisutch isolate 150728-3 linkage group LG2, Okis_V2, whole genome shotgun sequence genome, CGAGAGTGGAGAACGCAGTGTTTTCCCATTAGGCCTAGTAACAAAGCGTACCTGTTGTCATGACGACCCCTGCCAGGACTTTCCGCCGCGCGTGGGGGGAGGTGAAGTTGTCCGTCAGCTCGCTGAACTTGTCCACAACCAGGCGAGAGACCGCGTCGGCGAGGACCTGGGACCGCACACAGACAGCAGAGATGTGACACGCAACACAACAACCACAGGCTTCAGGTAGTAGGTTGCCTGTTTCGGATGAGTTTATCCTGCTCATTTCATCCTGCTCAATCAAGTGGGGGAGCAGATGACATCACAGATCAACAATAAAAGTCAAACGATTTGAAGCGTTCCACCCTCAAGAAAAGAAGGAGAAGACAACTAGAGCACAGCCTTTGCAACTCAAGCAAGGAACCAACAGAAGAGCAACAAGCATAAGGACACCAACTCAGGACCAAAGGAGCAACCTGAAGGAGGAACCCCAAATTAACCAGAAAGTACACACagccatctcctcctccatgcggCCTGAACAATCAAAAAGCCACAATAGACTTTGATCACAGACGGAGTACAACATCACTTAATGTTCAGGATCTCGAGGTCTTCACTTCTTGTCTTACATTCTATGTCCTACCTAAGCATGATCATTTTCATTATGTTTGCAAATATTTTGATGTGTTATTGAATGCTGATTGCATAAAGAAACTGGGTGTCTATTCTGGTAAAGAACCCTGTGTAAATATTTCAATTCGTGTTCTTAAATGCTGAAAATGATTACAACCAAGGAGAGGCGACGGCTGGATGGGCACAAATGAACGAGATCAGTTCAAATATCACTTCCCCCTGATACTTCAGAGTCATTTCATTTGACTTTGGAATTCCGCAGGTTGGTTGCGGGTTGGTTGCAGAGCAGTGCAGAAACGTGtggactctctgtctctgttaaccTCCGGGGGAACAAAGCAGCCTGCCAAAAAAAACAGTCAGGCAATTCCAGTCTGGCAATAACTAACAGGGCATTCTATCACTCATGTTTTCCTGACTTTCCTAATTAGCCCCGTCCATATGGAACGCTCGGTTGATGGTACATTTAATAAATATTAACCGACAGAGAATTAATAGACCAATTAGCAGGTGCAGAATCATTGACACGAGCTGCCAGTTTTGAAGGAACCAGACCGATGacaagtggaggagagagtaaagaaagaatgaaaaaaagaaaaaagtggGAAATGTTCCTGGGGAGAAAATACAATTGAAGCCAATTGACAGTCTAGCCCCACTAGCTGCTTACTCGTGCAGACTGCACTCTCTCTGCACACACCGGCAGGACTGACAGTCACTTCCTGTGATGACCAATCCCCATCCTCACCCCCCCAATTCTTATCAAACCAAACCCAAGTATATTGAGTCTTCGAAAAGAGCAGGCTTTAAAAAGGGGATACCTTCTTTGAGCACCTGCAATGCTGGGTTTACACTCCGAGCATTCCCAGTAGCATTACCAGTAGCATTCCCAGTAGCATTACCAGTAGCATTCCCAGTAGCATTCCCAGTAGCATTCCCAGTAGCATTCCCAGTAGCATTCCCAGTAGCAAAACGTATGTATGTGGTAAAGTCACAAAGCAGTTACGGAGCACGACTAGTGGAGTGCAAATCCAGGGATGAAGTCGAGCTAGATACAGTCTGACTCCCAGCTACAACACCCCAGTAAACGTTTACTAAAACCTAGCCCTAACCACGGACTCAAGCTCTAGACACAACTCTGTCCCACGACAATGTGTGAGCAGCACTGTATCATCGTATTACATTTGAAGAAAAATCACATTCAATTTTGAAAGTGTTTAAAAACAACATCTTCACAAAGGGTGATTTTATTCAGGCTAATAAGTGAAGTAAACAAGACTTAAGTAAAATAATTGCATTTCAGATTTCCTACAAcattaaccctaactctaaactcTGGGAACCCCTTTGAGTGCCTCAATTGAATAGGGCTCACATCTAGGTAGGAAAGAGACTGGACAGTCAATTGTAGTTGTTTCAACAAGACTAAAAAAATGAGGCATGCTATTTCCTGGTGTTCTCAGCTGGCGATTAGGGGAGCCTGATTGGGAGATGTGTAAATAGATGTCTCGCATGCATACACATCATCTCGGTACTAAAGCGCCTTACATTTTCAACTCCTGTCTCATCTTCTATCATCCTTCGGGCTTGATCATTTCATCTTCAATTAATATCTCAAACCCAGCGATGATTGGCAAGAGCACCCAATGTTCCCGTTGGGAACTTTCATAAAGAAAATACTTAAAAATATGAGGTAGTAGAGGCATGTGACAGACACTGAAGCTCTTTAGATAAGCTCAAAGACATTGTGATTAAGAGGGGGGAGATTTAGCTAATTCCAGTTGTGAAAATACCTTTGTGTCCTCAGCTTTAAAACCAACATCAGCCAATAGAACGTTTCCAATATAACAAAGACCTATTCTCAAACTCTCATTCTCAGCAGATGGGTTTCTTTGACCAAAACATCCAGATATTTATAAATAGTTAAGGCACTCCTGTATTAATAATTtcaaaaaaaaatcacaacagTTTGAGAAAGCCTTGCATAAGTGTTTTGGCTCCCCATAATATATTACAGAGAAGGAATACTTTCTGGGGAAGCTCTGTTTTGGACTCTAGGGTGTTAAGACCTTTGTGCTTGAGGGCATAAGTGCCATGATTTCTTTGTTCAGTGCCTGAAAACATTACATGTAGAGTATAAACCGTGTTACTCATCCCCATTAAAAAACGATTCACcctatttttttcccccacagTCAGTGAGTGCAGATACAATGTTGGTGCTATGACCTGTTCTAAAAAAAGGGTCTTGACTGGGGACAGAGTGGGCTAGTTCAGAGGGACCTAGGTTTGGGCTCTTACCTGGGGTAGGTGGAGCTGCAGTCCCTCTCTGGGGATGGGCTGTCGGGAGGGCGTCTGGTCCAGCTGCATGTTGAAGAGTGCTGAGAGGGCTGCCTGGGCGGCCCGGGCCTTGGCCAGCTTCTTGTTTCGTCCAGAGCCCTCGAACTGCTGTGAGTCCACCGACACCTGCATGACAAAGTTCTTTGCATGGCTCTCGCCGCTCTCGGACAAAAAGTCATACTTGAGGCCCGGCCTCAGCTCATTGAGGATCATGACAGGGTTCTTGCCGCTCGAGGGCGATGTGAAGGATGAGGGAGGGGGCAACAGGGCCTGGGCTAAGTTAGCACCTGGGGTGGAAGGCATGGAGTACTCTCCCAGCGAGTTTAAGCAGCCGCTGCCATTGGAGCCCAGGTAAAAGGAGTCCTCGGGCGGTGCGGGCGTCTCAAACCCGTTGAAGAGCATGTCTGGGAAGTCGGCCTGGTCGGATGTGAAGTCTGTGTTGACTGTCAGTGTCCGGCCCATAGCCAGGTGCGCTTCGGAGGCGTTGGGGAACTGGACAAAGGAGCGCAGTGCCTTCTCTGCTGCATTCAGCTTGGCCTTCTTCTTGGTGGGACCTGAGCCCTCGAACAGCTGCCCATTGACCTCAACGGTCATGACAAACACGGGAGCGTGGACTGGACCCGTTTGAGATAGCAGCTTATACAGCAGCCCCGGCTTAATTTCATTCAGCTGCATAAGGGCATTCTTGGGTAGAACCGGGCCTGGCGTTTTCTTACGCTTCTTGGCCCGGAACTTGGAGTGCGTGTGGCCATTGTTTCCCTCCTCTAAGGGGCGCTTCCTGCTGCCCCCGCCACTGCCGTTGGGGAGCTGCTCAGCTACAGCCTCCCCCTCTTTGGAGGAGACGTTGTCCAGGTTACGGTTTTCCTTTACGTCAGTGCTGCTCGAACCTGCGGTGCCCAGAAAGAGTAACTTACAACGCCTTCGTTGCAGGATCTTGTAAATGTAAAATTTATAGATTCCTATATCACTCTTTGGAACTGAACTGGTGATGTGTGCTATGTTTATTTGTTAGAGAGGCTTAACTGATATTACATTGACCCAAAAGTATCAAACATACATCTCAAGAGGAAAATCCATTTAGCAATTAAGTTTTGGCAAAATAGCCAATAATTGTCATAATGATAGGACTGTACTTTCTTGGATATTCAAGGGAAGTTGGATTCTATGGCATTGCAAGAAGGGTTGAATCTATACAATAACTATGTAAATGGAGAAATAAGTGATAGGAAAATCAGGCCAGCACAACAAAATAAATATTGAGTTCCTCCCTCCCTGACCACGGCATTTGCTAGCCGTGGTCAGGCAGGTTTCTGTTGATGTTAGTTTAGGGAGGAATCAGGGGGGAAAATATGTGGAAGAGTTGgggtacgcacacacacgcatacaaacaAACAGATCTTTACTTTACAGGCAGATTTGATCACCTGTTCCTCACCGCACAAGTATCGATACTCTTATCTGCTGGCTTTTTAATGATAGTTTGGCGTTAAGAGTGCTGAGCAAGCTCTCATAATAGTGGAATTGCAGCTCTAGAATATTGCAAGGAGCACACATCACCAGGTCCTGTTGGCAAAGCGGATGGAATGTTGGCAAAATTTTCATTTATAACATCCTCCAGCAAAGGCTTGATAGGTTACTCCTTTCGGTactcaggggagagagaaccCGGCAGTGCAAATTACAGGGTTTATTGGGAAGATGGGAGGGTGCAGGGAAGAGTGCGAGGAAGAGCAAGGGGAAGAGGACACATTCCGCAAGACCAACAAAGTCTGACAAGGATGAAAGGGTCCAACCTGAGAAAACCTCCGAGACGTTTTTAGATCTTTAGACAACCTAATCAATTTACTTTCTGGTAACGCAGAGCTCTACTTTTCAAAAGAAACATATCACAATATGCATTTTCAAACTAGCTGAGATCAGAGCTCTTCAGAGGCTCTGTTGGGGTTTCCATCGACTTCTGAACACAGAATCCGTAGCTTCAGACAGGCGCTGATGTTCGTCGAGTTTCTGCATACTAAAATAGAGGGCACATCCCACAAgccagacaaaaaaaaaatcctgctctCACGTGTTAACAAATTCTTGTCTCTTATATACCCAGACTAACATGAAGCCCTACCCCTCCTTATAAATGTGCCCATgcctttttttgttattttttgttatttaactaggcaagtcagttaagaacaaattcttattcacaatgacgggcctaggaacagtgggttaaactgccttgttcaaggatGTTCTTTAATAGCCTTAAAGGATGTTCCACACAAACGATAATGTACACGATTTCATTTACTTTGGATGTAGTTTATTCCAAGTTTTCAGATATGTATTTGCCTCGTGTAATTTAaggtacagtatgtatacattaCGCAACATGAAAGTGTGTGAGTGCTTTTCGGAGGAGGTCTTGAAGTGGGGAGTATCACTGACACATTGAGAATAGGCTGGTGGACTCTGGGGTAGCCATGCACAAGCCAGGCAAGAAGGAGTCTTAACAAGGGGATGTAAGGGAAATAACTACAAAGGAGAAAAACCAAAGGCATGAATACTGTAACAATAAGTGGCTTTTGCCATTATagacagtgtacaaaacattaagaacacctgctctttccatgatagactgaccaggtgaatccaggtgaaagctatgatcccttattgatgtcacttgttaaatccacttcaaatcagtgtagatgaaggggaggactttttaagccttgagacatggattgtagatgtgtgccattcagatggtgaatgggcaagataaaagatttaagtgcctttgaacaaggtatggtagtaggtgccaggtgcaccggtttgtgtcaagaactgaaatgCTGTTGGGTTtctccacgctcaacagtttcctgtgtgtttcaagaatcgcccaccgcccaaaggacatccagccaacttgaacattttaggaagcattggagtcaacatgggccagcatccctggggaACGCTTTCGACGCCCTGTAGAGTTCGTGCCGcggcgaattgaggctgttttgagggcaaaaggacacaatatcaggaaggtgttcttaatgtttcgtACGCTCAGTGAAAGTTGACTATTGATGAGCCAATTAATACTTAGGCCTAATTACTTTCATTTCAGTACAGCTACAGAACATGTAAATGTCCCGGCGATTTCAGTGGAGTAGCTTAATATTATTTTGAGGCTATTGCGTATTTTGAATGTCAGTGAGCATATCAGTGGGTATGTTTCCCGAACACTGTTTTTCAAACTGGAATCCAGCCGGTATGAATGTGAGCATACTTGAGGAACAAACAAATATGATGAACTCCTCCTGGTGTTCAAGTAAATGACACATTTCCATTGCTCGGAGTAATATGTTTTGTAGCCATCTTTACAGTGGCTAACTAACCTGGAGATAAATGATAACAGTAGTCACAGTATCAAAACTCCATGAAATGTCCCCCTCTGTTTTGAGCCAGTAGCTAGCGTTTTGGAAAACATTTACAGAAATCGGCCAATTGTAATGGAGGTGACATTGTCAGCAGGCCCTCAGCGTGAAACCGGGATTGGATAGACCAGGCAGCCATTTCTTCTGTCTGTTCAGAGAGGTGGGGATCTAGATCTAGAGCAGAGACTCATTCATAGGCACGGCTGGTTGGAGCTCAGATTCCTCCCAAAATGTCCAATTAAATTTGAATGTGTGAGTGaggatgacattttttttttaagggtGTGCATATAGCAATACAAGTTGAATCCATGGAATTTATGGAGTTTTGCAGTGAGGTTTCTGTATGTGCGGTGCTTGTAGTTTGTGTATGTCCTTTGTGTatgtcctttgtgtgtgtgtgtgtgtgtgtgtaagcagggGATCCGGTAAGGGAACAAAtggacacaggcagacagacaattGGACCAAGGGAGAGACGGACACACTCACTCATGTTCTCCTCTTCATCCACGTCCATGGTGAAGAGCTTCTGCCGGGGCTGCCGAGCTCCGGCTCCACCTGAGAACAACACGAGAGGAAGGGATGGTCAAACTCAACTTAGATGTCTCTACCACAAATAACACACGCCCATGTGAAGACACAAACACGTACAACTATAAGAGGggaccaagtgtgtgtgtgtgtgtgtgggggggggggggggggggggggggtgacacagCCAGGTTAAGCCTACGGTGAGTGTATAAATATTCAGAGGTGAATACTAATCTgggcgagagaggagagggggcccGGTGCTGACAGGCCGTAATAGTCGGAAGCAGTGTATTGTGACTTTAATATCCGTCCGATTAGACCTCATTTTCAGCTGCCTGCCGGGAGATATACAACCATTGACATGGACATGCCTTTTAGCCGGGCATGACACAGACAGCCATTTACCTGGAGGTAGAAAATGCACTACAGTACACGAACAGTTGTACCGTACAGCAAAGCCGATGGATTTCTAGGTGAGCAGATTCGACTCTCTGCAGGTGAATGTGGTGTCTGGCCTGGAATCTAATCCTGAGATTTCTACTGCAATCATACTTAACATTTAAGTCATACATCAAGAACACACAGTTGTACTGGAGGATTGCCTGTGAGCCCTATCTATCTCAAGAGGGAAATGATCTACGGTTAAAGCACTCAATATGTATTACTCTGGGGACATTGAACAAATATAttgacagtaccagtcaaaagtttggacacacctactcattcaagggtttttatttatttgtttgacTATTTTATGCATTGTAGAATAGTTTAgggaactatgaaataacacatatggaatcatgcagtaatcaaaaaaaagtgttaaacaaattgaaatatattttagattcttcacagtagtcaccctttgccttgatgacagctttgcacactcttggcattctccaaAACAGcctcatgaggaatgcttttccaacagtcttgaaggagtttccacatatgctgaccatttgttggctgcttttctctgtggtccaactcatgccaaaccatcgtgattgtggagtccaggtcatctgatgcagcactccgtcactatccttcttggtcaaatagcccttacacagcctggggatgtgttttgggtcattgccctgttgaaaaacaaattacagTCCAACtacagatgggatggagtatagctgtagaattctgtggtagccatgctggttaagtgtgccttaaattctaaataaatcatagacagtgtcaccagcaaggcACCCCTACACCATTACATCTCTTCCTTCATGctccacggtgggaaccacacatgcggagatcatccgttcaccttctctgcgtctcacaaagacacagcagttggaaccaaaaatctctaattgggactcatcagagcaaaggacagatttccagatttttcagtctaatgtccattgctcgtgtttcttggcccaagccagtctcttcttcttattggtgtcctgtagtagtggtttctttgcagcaattcaaccatgaaggcctgattcatgcagtctcctctgaacagttgatattgagatgtgtctgttacttgaactctgtgaagcatttattctgGTTGCAatatgaggctggtaactctaatgaacttgtcctctgcagcagaggtaactctgggtcttcctttcctgtggcggtcctcatgagagccagtttcataaaagcgcttggtttttgcgactacacttgaagaaactttcaaagctcttgaaatgttctgtattgactgaccttcatgtattaaagtcatgatggactgtcatttctcttttcttatttgagcttgccatatgaacttggtcttctaccaaatagggatatcttctgtataccacccctaccttgtcacaacacaactgattggctcaaatgcattaaggaaataaattccacaaattcaattaacaggcatacctgttaattgaaatgcattccaggtgactacctcatgaagctggttgagagaatgccaagagtgtgcaaagctgtaatcaaggcaaagggtggctacttctatatctaaaatatattttgatttgtttaacacttttttggttgttaCATGATTAcatacatgttatttcatagttttgacatctcCACTACTAttttgcaatgtagaaaatagttgttgttttttaagaagaaagaaacccttgaatgagtaggtgtccaaacttttgactggtactgtgtgttttCAGAACCTGTTAAATTTATGTTTTTACCAAATGTGATgaattattttaatattttaccAAGAAGTAACAAATAATTCTACTACATATATCAACTTTCCAATTCCAGTCTTAAATAGCAGTGTTGATCATGTTCGTATTGAACATAGCCCAGATCCAGGCCCAGACATGAACGCCCAAGGGAGTGCCTAGTTTGTTTCTGGCCTAGAAAGAAATGCTCTTTGCTAATAATCACATTCTCTTATGGGAATATATTTTCTGTTTTCCCCAGTCCAATGCACTGGTCTTCATTCGCAGCTGTAGTATGTAACATAAGTAGAAGCTGTGATGGCCATGTGTACAACAGTCGTCCTTCCATGGAACCACTTACACTAGAAATTCGACAACTAGAAAAAAATCATTGCATAGAACATTTAATGTCAGCCCTTTTAGCGAAGTAAGTCGATGAGAATTTCTCttttaaaataacatcctagTAGTCAAGAGGTGAATGAGACAcacgcaatacacacacacacactcacgtgccGGTCTAACAGCTTGGTCCCCCTGCAACTACAGCACAAGTGAAGCAGGAGTGCCGAAATCATGATGAatccaatgagagagagagagagagtggttatgACGGGGAGCAGATTGTGCTGATTCCAGCTCTCTGCCTTGTTCCCATGCACCATTCCTCATGACCGACACTTTAAGCTAAATTAAATGGCCTAATTAATCTTGGCTAATGGTGGGTGACAGCAAATATGCTAGCACAATTACGACCCTATTAAAAGACTAATATTCAGTCCTATGATTGAAAATGAAAAGGGGCGGTTGTGAGGGGGTTAGTTGGGTGGGGGTAGGAGGGATTATGTGATTTAGGTAGCCAAGTCAAACTCCAGCCAGGTGTCCTTCCTTCGTCCAatgattccccccccccacccggcACCTCCCCACCTTGTACCCTATTTCACCCGTAGGCTTGAACGCTAAATGCCTCTTTGGCGATTAGAGGTTTCGAGATTCGCCCATTTAGGCTGGCTCGTGCGCCCGTCGCTTTCTATTATGAGGTCTCAGAGCCGTTTCACCGCTTCGCTCACGAGCCGCTCATGAATCAGTAAGCAGCCATGAGATCTGTTCCAATCTAAGGCCCGTGCATCTACAGCATTCATAAAAACTACGCTGCAAGGACAAATAAAATCCAGTGGTGAGTTAGGGCCAAGGACACAACAAAGGCAGAACCAGAGACCTGTCTGGTCATTCAGCCCAACTAACTAATAAGTTGTCTGTCGATGATCTGAGGGAGAAGTCTTGTTAGGGTATTAGTCGTATCACTTTATGCCTCAGTAGCCAGATGAAGGGTGCCAGGCCGGGGTATCAGAGTGCTGGATGGACAGCTCAGCCCTGCTTAGACCCAGTGTTAGCACAGCTGCATCTGTTTGGCCTCAGTGTTTGCCCACAGTCAATCCACAGAGGCCGCATTTAACCAGCTGCTTTTTTTTGCTCCACATGGGTCAGTGGCTGTAAAAAAAGTAATCGATGTAGAGAGGAGCATCctgaccagtggtgtaaagtactgaagtaaaaatacattaaagtactacttaagtaacaACAACTCAACTTTGTTATATTTTtcgacaacttttacttcactacattcctgaagataATATGTtccttttactccatacatttctcaCTGGCACCCAAAAGtagttgttacattttgaatgctcaggcaggacagcaatatggtccaattcacgtaCCTATTCATATAAAGTGTTGTCATACctagtgcctctgatctggaggacaaatactgcatttgtaaataatgtctgagtgtgtctctggctgtccgtacattttaaaaacaagaacatCAAGGGCCCTCCCGAGTTGCGcggcggtctaaggcaccgcattgcagtgctagctgcgtTACTACAGATCCTGGCTCAAtacagccggctgcgaccgggaggcccCTTGATGTTCTTGTTTTTCAAATATACGgacagccagggacacactcagataTGATGCtaagcacaattggcccagcgtcgtccaggttaggggagggtttggctggccgggatgtcccttgtcccatcacgctctagtgactcctgtggcgggccgggcgcatgcacgctgacacggtcgtcAGGTGTATgacgtttcctccgacacattggtgcggctggcttccgggttaagcgtgcAGTGTGCCAAGACGCAG contains:
- the LOC109865600 gene encoding double-stranded RNA-specific editase 1-like isoform X2, with amino-acid sequence MDVDEEENMSSSSTDVKENRNLDNVSSKEGEAVAEQLPNGSGGGSRKRPLEEGNNGHTHSKFRAKKRKKTPGPVLPKNALMQLNEIKPGLLYKLLSQTGPVHAPVFVMTVEVNGQLFEGSGPTKKKAKLNAAEKALRSFVQFPNASEAHLAMGRTLTVNTDFTSDQADFPDMLFNGFETPAPPEDSFYLGSNGSGCLNSLGEYSMPSTPGANLAQALLPPPSSFTSPSSGKNPVMILNELRPGLKYDFLSESGESHAKNFVMQVSVDSQQFEGSGRNKKLAKARAAQAALSALFNMQLDQTPSRQPIPREGLQLHLPQVLADAVSRLVVDKFSELTDNFTSPHARRKVLAGVVMTTGTDVKEAQVICVSTGTKCINGEYMSDRGLALNDCHAEIIARRSLIRYLYAQLEHFLSNKEEQQKSIFTRCDKRGYRLRDNVLFHLYISTSPCGDARIFSPHEAGMEDQGDRHPNRKARGQLRTKIESGEGTIPVRTSNTIQTWDGVLQGERLLTMSCSDKIARWNVVGIQGSLMSYFTEPIYFSSIILGSLYHADHLSRAMYQRIADIEDLPQQFSLNRPLLSGISNAEARQPGKAPNFSVNWAVGDLALEVINATTGKDDMGRASRLCKHALYSRWVRLHSKLSSTLRIKVSKPSSYHDAKQAAVEYHNAKQTLIKVFHKSGLGAWVKKPIEQDQFSLNS
- the LOC109865600 gene encoding double-stranded RNA-specific editase 1-like isoform X1, coding for MDVDEEENMSSSSTDVKENRNLDNVSSKEGEAVAEQLPNGSGGGSRKRPLEEGNNGHTHSKFRAKKRKKTPGPVLPKNALMQLNEIKPGLLYKLLSQTGPVHAPVFVMTVEVNGQLFEGSGPTKKKAKLNAAEKALRSFVQFPNASEAHLAMGRTLTVNTDFTSDQADFPDMLFNGFETPAPPEDSFYLGSNGSGCLNSLGEYSMPSTPGANLAQALLPPPSSFTSPSSGKNPVMILNELRPGLKYDFLSESGESHAKNFVMQVSVDSQQFEGSGRNKKLAKARAAQAALSALFNMQLDQTPSRQPIPREGLQLHLPQVLADAVSRLVVDKFSELTDNFTSPHARRKVLAGVVMTTGTDVKEAQVICVSTGTKCINGEYMSDRGLALNDCHAEIIARRSLIRYLYAQLEHFLSSNKEEQQKSIFTRCDKRGYRLRDNVLFHLYISTSPCGDARIFSPHEAGMEDQGDRHPNRKARGQLRTKIESGEGTIPVRTSNTIQTWDGVLQGERLLTMSCSDKIARWNVVGIQGSLMSYFTEPIYFSSIILGSLYHADHLSRAMYQRIADIEDLPQQFSLNRPLLSGISNAEARQPGKAPNFSVNWAVGDLALEVINATTGKDDMGRASRLCKHALYSRWVRLHSKLSSTLRIKVSKPSSYHDAKQAAVEYHNAKQTLIKVFHKSGLGAWVKKPIEQDQFSLNS